A single Inediibacterium massiliense DNA region contains:
- a CDS encoding Rqc2 family fibronectin-binding protein, which translates to MPFDGIVVSSIVHELKEKILMGKIDKIYQPENDEIHILIRCFKEKYKLLISASSNHPRIHLTHTDKINPQTPPIFCMLLRKHLQGGKIIDIYQKEFERIVVLSIESYDELGVLSIKQLVVEIMGKHSNIILLDPSQNKILDSIKRISGDINRYREILPGKNYIAPPTQGKQNPLNLSFEDFVFKLKESSNGTPIYKGIYKSFQGISPVAAREICLLSHIEEDKGVIELLDADYKNLWNNFHKFLCIKNQNPHIIISKENGQIVDFYPIPLKIYQSVYTSIDFDCMSDLLEQFYIQRDLFDRIKQKSTDLRKLINHTMQKLLNKKQKLNEELLSAMKAQKYRIYGELLTANLHTITKGDKSVEVINFYDENCGKVTISLNEHLTPAQNAQKYFKKYTKSKNAQNEIDTQLKDADDEILYFENLIQTIENTSDLENIEEIRLELMEEGYIKKKKISSKKHTPSKPMSFISSDGYSILVGKNNKQNDQLTLKIASKKDLWLHTKDIPGSHVIIVTHNEEVPQATILEAAELAAYFSKGKISSNVPVDYTTVKYVKKPNGAKPGMVIYENNKTIYITPRSNIVEILQKNQSKSQ; encoded by the coding sequence ATGCCTTTTGACGGAATTGTAGTTTCATCAATTGTCCATGAATTAAAAGAAAAAATATTAATGGGTAAAATAGATAAAATTTATCAACCTGAAAACGATGAAATTCATATCTTGATTCGTTGCTTTAAAGAAAAATACAAACTTTTAATTTCTGCAAGTAGCAATCATCCACGAATTCATCTTACCCATACAGATAAAATCAACCCTCAAACCCCTCCTATCTTTTGTATGCTTTTAAGAAAGCATCTTCAAGGAGGAAAAATCATAGATATCTATCAAAAAGAATTTGAAAGAATTGTGGTTCTAAGTATAGAAAGCTATGATGAACTAGGAGTTTTATCTATCAAACAATTGGTTGTTGAGATTATGGGAAAACATAGTAATATTATATTATTAGATCCTTCTCAAAATAAAATATTAGATAGCATTAAAAGAATTTCAGGAGATATAAATAGATATAGAGAAATTTTACCTGGAAAAAATTATATTGCACCCCCTACACAAGGAAAACAAAATCCACTAAATCTATCCTTTGAAGATTTTGTATTCAAACTCAAAGAATCCAGCAATGGAACTCCTATTTACAAAGGAATCTATAAAAGTTTTCAAGGAATTAGTCCTGTAGCTGCACGAGAAATTTGTTTATTATCTCATATAGAAGAAGATAAAGGAGTCATAGAGCTTTTAGATGCAGATTATAAAAATTTATGGAACAATTTTCATAAATTTTTATGTATAAAAAATCAAAATCCTCACATAATCATCTCTAAAGAAAATGGTCAAATTGTTGATTTTTATCCTATCCCTCTTAAGATTTATCAATCTGTTTATACATCTATTGATTTTGATTGCATGAGTGATCTTTTAGAACAATTTTATATTCAAAGGGATTTATTTGACAGAATCAAGCAAAAATCTACAGATTTAAGAAAATTAATCAACCATACCATGCAAAAGCTATTGAATAAAAAGCAAAAGCTAAACGAAGAGCTTTTATCCGCTATGAAAGCTCAAAAATATAGAATCTATGGAGAATTATTAACTGCAAACCTTCACACTATAACAAAAGGAGACAAATCCGTAGAAGTCATAAACTTTTATGATGAAAACTGTGGTAAAGTCACTATTTCATTAAATGAACATCTAACTCCTGCACAAAATGCACAAAAATATTTTAAAAAATATACAAAATCTAAAAATGCACAAAATGAAATAGATACTCAATTAAAAGATGCAGATGATGAAATCCTTTATTTTGAAAATCTTATACAAACTATAGAAAACACATCAGATTTAGAAAATATTGAAGAAATTCGACTAGAACTTATGGAAGAAGGTTATATAAAAAAGAAGAAAATTTCTTCTAAAAAACATACTCCTAGTAAACCTATGTCTTTTATATCCTCAGATGGGTATTCTATATTAGTAGGAAAAAACAATAAACAAAATGATCAGCTCACACTAAAAATAGCTTCAAAAAAAGATTTATGGCTTCATACAAAAGATATTCCTGGATCTCATGTCATTATTGTCACACATAATGAAGAAGTCCCTCAAGCTACTATTTTAGAAGCAGCTGAACTTGCAGCATACTTTAGCAAAGGAAAAATATCAAGTAATGTACCAGTAGATTATACTACTGTTAAATATGTCAAAAAACCTAATGGTGCAAAACCAGGAATGGTTATATATGAAAATAATAAAACTATTTATATTACCCCAAGGTCTAACATAGTAGAAATTCTTCAAAAGAATCAGTCCAAATCTCAATAG
- the pyrR gene encoding bifunctional pyr operon transcriptional regulator/uracil phosphoribosyltransferase PyrR — MEFKANIMDEKAMQRAITRIAHEIIERNKGVEGIVLVGIKTRGIPFAKKIAEKIRSIEDVNVNMGILDITLYRDDLTQVDENPVLNSTDIPFDITNKVVVLVDDVLYTGRTVRAAMDAIMDMGRPKSIQLAVLIDRGHRELPIRADFVGKNVPTSREEIVRVQFNEIDGSNGVSINQ, encoded by the coding sequence ATGGAATTTAAAGCAAATATTATGGATGAAAAAGCTATGCAAAGAGCAATTACAAGAATTGCTCATGAAATTATTGAAAGAAATAAAGGGGTAGAAGGGATCGTCCTTGTGGGAATCAAAACAAGAGGAATTCCTTTTGCTAAAAAAATTGCAGAGAAAATAAGATCTATTGAAGATGTAAATGTAAATATGGGTATTTTAGATATTACTTTATACAGAGATGATTTGACACAAGTAGATGAAAATCCTGTACTGAATAGTACGGACATTCCTTTTGATATTACAAATAAAGTAGTTGTATTAGTAGATGATGTTTTGTATACAGGAAGGACTGTAAGAGCAGCTATGGATGCTATTATGGATATGGGAAGACCCAAGTCTATACAGCTAGCTGTTTTGATAGATAGAGGACATAGAGAACTTCCTATTCGTGCAGATTTTGTAGGGAAAAATGTTCCTACTTCAAGAGAAGAAATTGTTCGTGTACAATTTAATGAAATAGATGGAAGTAATGGAGTGAGTATTAATCAATAA
- a CDS encoding YicC/YloC family endoribonuclease produces the protein MIKSMTGFGRGEAKDLDRQFIVEIKSVNHRYNDMVVRMPKRLTYLEEKLKNFIKTEIRRGRIEIYVTMENIGDTDTKISVNTSLAKEYIDSLKEIKEQFHVIDDISVSLVGRFPDVLKIESKEEDEEAVWNCLKDAAMKALDMLMKMRIAEGKKLVEDIESRCEYIKTIVDVVEQRGPKVVEEYKCKLNDRIHEILEEGIEIDENRLNVEVAFMADKSSITEEIVRLKSHIDQLKNTFKEKNPVGRKLDFLIQEMNREVNTIGSKANDLEITNNVVEIKSELEKIREQVQNIE, from the coding sequence ATGATCAAGAGCATGACAGGGTTTGGAAGAGGTGAAGCAAAGGATCTAGATAGACAATTTATTGTAGAAATAAAATCTGTAAATCACAGATACAATGATATGGTAGTTAGAATGCCCAAAAGGCTTACATATTTAGAGGAAAAATTAAAAAATTTTATAAAGACAGAAATTAGAAGAGGAAGAATAGAAATCTATGTAACTATGGAGAATATAGGGGACACAGATACAAAAATTTCTGTAAATACATCACTAGCAAAGGAATATATAGACTCTCTCAAAGAAATTAAAGAACAATTTCATGTAATAGATGATATTTCTGTTTCTTTGGTAGGAAGGTTTCCAGATGTATTAAAAATAGAATCCAAAGAAGAAGATGAAGAAGCAGTATGGAATTGTCTAAAGGATGCAGCTATGAAAGCTTTAGACATGCTTATGAAAATGAGGATCGCAGAAGGTAAAAAACTAGTAGAAGATATAGAAAGTAGATGTGAATATATAAAGACAATAGTAGATGTAGTTGAGCAAAGAGGACCGAAAGTAGTAGAGGAATACAAATGTAAATTAAACGATAGAATTCATGAAATATTAGAAGAGGGTATTGAAATAGATGAAAATAGGTTAAATGTAGAAGTTGCTTTTATGGCAGACAAAAGTAGTATTACAGAAGAAATCGTAAGACTTAAAAGTCATATTGATCAATTAAAAAATACATTCAAAGAAAAGAATCCAGTAGGAAGAAAGTTAGACTTTTTGATCCAAGAGATGAATAGAGAAGTGAATACAATAGGTTCAAAAGCAAATGACTTAGAAATTACCAATAATGTAGTAGAAATAAAAAGTGAGTTAGAAAAGATTAGAGAACAAGTACAAAATATTGAATAG
- the remA gene encoding extracellular matrix/biofilm regulator RemA, whose amino-acid sequence MSIKLINIGFGNIVSANRLVAIVSPESAPIKRIIQEARDRGMLIDATYGRRTRAVIITDSDHIILSAVQPETVAHRLSNKDEGKDAVL is encoded by the coding sequence ATGAGTATTAAATTAATTAACATAGGATTTGGAAATATTGTATCTGCAAATAGATTAGTAGCTATCGTAAGTCCAGAATCAGCACCTATTAAAAGAATTATTCAAGAAGCAAGAGACAGAGGAATGTTAATTGATGCTACTTATGGAAGAAGAACAAGAGCTGTAATTATTACAGATAGTGATCATATTATATTATCTGCTGTTCAACCGGAAACAGTAGCTCACAGATTATCTAATAAAGACGAAGGAAAAGATGCTGTACTTTAG